The following proteins are encoded in a genomic region of Alistipes shahii WAL 8301:
- a CDS encoding alpha/beta hydrolase family esterase, producing the protein MKYLLHTLSCLLLFAAGTCLAQTPGHTLRSGGIDRTYRLHLPEGLPDGAPLVIVLHGYGGQGDPERFDMNRVADRHGFAVCYPQGERDGRGKTCWNVGYPFQADMAVDDVRFLSELIRHLQKKHGLSRRNVFCTGMSNGGDMCYLLASRCPETYAALGPVAGFMSVEILRSDRNPHPIPLFEIHGTEDRTTRWEGDLGNEGGWGAYVSVPTAVGYWAAKNKCLAERVDTLPSRPGGLQVIAHRYTEGTDGNEVWLYETVGGKHSWKETGVDTGEELWKFFSRYVR; encoded by the coding sequence ATGAAATACCTCCTGCACACCCTTTCCTGCCTGCTGCTTTTCGCCGCGGGAACCTGCCTCGCGCAGACGCCCGGCCACACGCTGCGTTCGGGCGGCATCGACCGCACCTACCGCCTCCACCTGCCCGAAGGGCTGCCCGACGGCGCGCCGCTGGTCATTGTCCTCCACGGCTACGGAGGACAGGGCGACCCGGAACGGTTCGACATGAACCGCGTTGCCGACCGCCACGGTTTCGCCGTCTGCTACCCGCAGGGCGAACGCGACGGCCGCGGCAAGACGTGCTGGAACGTGGGTTACCCCTTTCAGGCCGATATGGCCGTCGACGACGTGCGGTTCCTCTCCGAACTGATCCGGCACCTTCAGAAAAAACATGGTTTGAGCCGCCGCAACGTCTTCTGCACGGGTATGTCGAACGGCGGGGACATGTGTTACCTGCTGGCCTCGCGCTGTCCGGAGACCTATGCGGCCCTCGGACCGGTCGCCGGGTTCATGTCCGTCGAAATCCTCCGCTCGGACCGCAATCCGCATCCGATTCCGCTGTTCGAAATCCACGGCACCGAAGACCGGACGACCCGCTGGGAAGGCGACCTCGGCAACGAAGGGGGCTGGGGCGCCTATGTCTCCGTCCCGACCGCGGTCGGCTACTGGGCCGCCAAGAACAAATGCCTCGCAGAGCGGGTCGACACCCTGCCCTCCCGCCCCGGCGGCTTGCAGGTCATCGCCCACCGCTACACGGAGGGCACGGACGGAAACGAGGTCTGGCTCTACGAGACCGTCGGCGGAAAGCACTCCTGGAAAGAGACGGGCGTAGACACGGGCGAAGAGCTGTGGAAGTTTTTCAGCAGATACGTCCGGTAA
- a CDS encoding glycosyltransferase family 2 protein, whose product MSEPTISVVIPLYNKQLEIGTAVRSALAQTRPPQEIIVVDDGSTDGGAEVVRAIGSPLVRLVRQSNAGVCAARNRGIAESTGEYIALLDADDAWEPGFLAEIAAMIREFPGCGLYCTAFSIISHDGTYPAPTPSERGVVANFFRESAHRYIAIPSASCIPRRVFDTVGLFPEGMKIAEDLYMWIRIARRYEVCFSPERLVRYSRVASNRSAASYTPEKTVHSFEELYDPLAPEEDREFVARAALGKALIISAKGGTKEAARAARFFAWTRTYRRTLRKVRALNALPAGWRGPVIRLYNALAWRLARKGL is encoded by the coding sequence ATGTCAGAACCCACCATTTCGGTCGTCATACCCCTCTACAACAAGCAGCTGGAAATCGGCACGGCCGTACGCTCGGCCCTGGCGCAGACCCGCCCCCCGCAGGAGATCATCGTCGTGGACGACGGTTCGACCGACGGCGGCGCGGAGGTCGTGCGTGCGATCGGCTCACCGCTCGTAAGGCTCGTCCGGCAGTCCAACGCCGGGGTCTGCGCCGCACGCAACCGCGGCATCGCAGAGTCGACAGGCGAATACATCGCCCTGCTGGACGCCGACGACGCCTGGGAGCCGGGGTTTCTGGCCGAAATCGCCGCCATGATCCGCGAGTTCCCCGGCTGCGGACTCTACTGCACGGCATTTTCAATAATAAGCCACGACGGGACCTATCCGGCCCCGACACCCTCCGAGCGGGGCGTCGTGGCGAATTTCTTCCGCGAATCGGCCCACCGCTACATCGCCATCCCGTCGGCCAGCTGCATCCCGCGGCGCGTGTTCGACACCGTGGGGCTGTTTCCCGAGGGCATGAAGATCGCCGAAGACCTCTACATGTGGATCAGGATCGCCCGCCGCTACGAAGTCTGCTTCTCGCCCGAACGGCTGGTCCGCTACTCGCGGGTGGCTTCGAACCGCTCGGCGGCAAGCTACACGCCCGAGAAGACCGTCCATTCGTTCGAGGAGCTGTACGACCCGCTGGCCCCCGAGGAGGACCGGGAGTTCGTGGCCCGCGCCGCACTGGGAAAAGCGCTTATCATCAGCGCCAAAGGCGGCACGAAGGAGGCCGCCCGCGCCGCCCGGTTCTTCGCCTGGACGCGGACCTACCGCCGCACGCTGCGCAAGGTCCGCGCCCTGAACGCCCTGCCCGCCGGCTGGCGCGGTCCCGTGATCCGGCTTTACAACGCGCTGGCCTGGCGCCTCGCCCGCAAAGGACTCTAA
- a CDS encoding cytidylyltransferase domain-containing protein, translating into MKTVAFVPIRLNSQRVAGKNLRPLDGSPLMCHILKTLTEVEGIDEVYVFCSDEGIRALLPEGVRLLLRDPSLDSDTTLGREIYDSFTARVGADLYILAHATSPFIRAATLADALGKVRSGEYDSAFSAEKIQTFAWFEGRPLNYALDNIPRTQTIEPVYIETSAFFIFSRELWCGRGRRIGDRPYMAVVDRIEGLDIDYPEDFAMAEIIAASRNLPG; encoded by the coding sequence ATGAAAACCGTAGCATTCGTTCCCATCCGGCTCAACAGCCAGCGCGTCGCAGGCAAGAACCTCCGCCCGCTGGACGGATCGCCGCTGATGTGTCATATCCTGAAAACCCTGACTGAAGTGGAGGGCATCGACGAGGTCTACGTCTTTTGCAGCGACGAAGGCATCCGCGCGTTGCTGCCCGAGGGGGTCCGGCTGCTGCTCCGCGACCCGTCGCTCGACAGCGACACGACGCTCGGACGGGAGATTTACGACAGCTTCACCGCCCGGGTCGGGGCCGACCTCTACATCCTCGCCCACGCCACCTCGCCGTTCATCCGCGCCGCGACCCTTGCCGATGCGCTCGGCAAAGTGCGTTCGGGCGAATACGACTCGGCGTTCAGCGCCGAAAAAATCCAGACTTTCGCCTGGTTCGAAGGCCGTCCGCTCAACTACGCTCTCGACAACATCCCCCGCACGCAGACCATCGAGCCGGTTTACATCGAGACCAGCGCCTTCTTCATCTTTTCGCGGGAGTTGTGGTGCGGCCGCGGCCGCCGCATCGGCGATCGTCCCTACATGGCCGTCGTGGACCGCATCGAGGGTTTGGACATCGACTACCCCGAGGACTTCGCCATGGCCGAAATCATCGCGGCGAGCCGGAACCTGCCGGGATAA
- a CDS encoding acyl-protein synthetase, giving the protein MITPDDIFRIADGAAFDAAALEIFRRQARECAPYREYLARIGVRAEHVDTPEKIPYLPIELFKTHTVYCGETPPEAVFTSSATTGMTPSRHPMRSLALYEQAFRTAFRNFYGDPAGLSLYALLPNYLRRKGSSLVYMADRLIADCGSGGFYLDDCEGLLAAMERDPKPKILLGVSYALWDLAERYAPKLRDTVVMETGGMKGYREEIPKEEFHRILCDAFGVGEIHSEYGMAELTSQAYSQGGNVFRCPDWMRVTARDVNDPFDPLPAGARGGLNIADLASWWSCAFIQTQDVGRVGADGAFVIEGRIDHSDIRGCNLLVQ; this is encoded by the coding sequence ATGATCACCCCCGACGACATATTCCGCATTGCGGACGGAGCGGCCTTCGACGCCGCGGCGCTGGAAATATTCCGCCGCCAGGCCCGCGAATGCGCCCCCTACCGCGAATACCTCGCCCGGATCGGCGTCCGGGCGGAGCATGTCGACACGCCTGAAAAGATTCCGTACCTGCCCATCGAACTGTTCAAGACGCATACGGTCTATTGCGGGGAGACTCCGCCCGAGGCGGTCTTCACTTCGTCGGCCACGACCGGAATGACGCCCTCGCGCCACCCGATGCGCTCGCTGGCGCTCTACGAGCAGGCGTTCCGCACGGCATTCCGCAACTTCTACGGCGACCCCGCCGGATTGAGCCTCTACGCCCTGCTGCCCAATTACCTGCGGCGCAAAGGTTCGTCGCTGGTCTACATGGCCGACCGGCTGATCGCCGACTGCGGATCAGGCGGATTCTATCTGGATGACTGCGAAGGACTGCTGGCGGCGATGGAGCGCGACCCGAAGCCGAAAATCCTGCTGGGCGTAAGCTATGCGCTGTGGGACCTCGCGGAGCGGTACGCTCCGAAGCTCCGCGATACGGTGGTGATGGAGACGGGCGGCATGAAGGGTTACCGCGAGGAGATTCCCAAAGAGGAGTTCCACCGAATCCTCTGCGACGCCTTCGGGGTCGGGGAGATTCATTCGGAATACGGCATGGCCGAACTCACCTCGCAGGCCTATTCGCAGGGAGGCAACGTGTTCCGCTGCCCGGACTGGATGCGCGTCACGGCACGCGACGTCAACGACCCGTTCGACCCGCTCCCGGCAGGCGCACGCGGCGGGCTGAACATCGCGGATCTGGCTTCCTGGTGGTCGTGCGCCTTTATCCAGACACAGGACGTGGGGCGCGTCGGCGCGGACGGCGCGTTCGTCATCGAAGGCCGCATCGACCATTCGGACATCCGGGGCTGCAATCTTCTGGTACAATGA
- the infC gene encoding translation initiation factor IF-3, with the protein MAAPKPFPPRPFTPGNNRPRPATGNNPRFGRRPPEKENPHRINEQITVPEVRLVGDNIPQPQVMSIRDALRLADEMELDLIEISPKAEPPVCRIADYQKFLYQQKKKAKELKANQTKVVVKEIRFGPQTDDHDYNFKLKHAQNFLKEGAKVKAYVFFRGRSIVFKEQGEILLLRFATDLEEFAKVEMMPKLDGKKMNMMLAPKVKK; encoded by the coding sequence ATCGCAGCACCGAAACCATTCCCGCCGAGGCCGTTTACCCCCGGGAATAACAGACCAAGACCGGCAACAGGCAACAATCCCCGCTTCGGACGCAGGCCGCCCGAAAAGGAGAATCCCCACCGCATCAACGAACAGATCACGGTTCCCGAGGTGCGTCTGGTGGGGGACAACATTCCCCAGCCGCAGGTGATGTCGATCCGCGACGCACTGCGTCTGGCGGACGAGATGGAACTCGACCTGATCGAGATCTCGCCCAAGGCCGAGCCGCCCGTATGCCGCATCGCCGATTATCAGAAGTTCCTCTACCAGCAGAAAAAGAAGGCCAAGGAACTGAAGGCGAACCAGACGAAAGTCGTCGTGAAGGAGATCCGCTTCGGCCCGCAGACCGACGACCACGACTACAACTTCAAGCTCAAGCACGCGCAGAACTTCCTCAAGGAGGGGGCCAAGGTCAAGGCCTACGTCTTCTTCCGCGGACGTTCGATCGTCTTCAAGGAGCAGGGCGAAATCCTGCTGCTGCGCTTTGCCACGGACCTCGAAGAGTTCGCCAAGGTGGAGATGATGCCGAAGCTCGACGGCAAGAAGATGAACATGATGCTCGCGCCCAAAGTCAAGAAATAG
- the thrS gene encoding threonine--tRNA ligase, translating to MIKITFPDGSVREYAKGTTAYQIAESISPRLAADSLAAAVNGATVDMTRPIEEDASVKFYKWDDEEGKHAFWHTSSHLLAEALEALYPGIKFGIGPAIENGFYYDVDSPTPITEADLPTIENKMVELSRNKEALLRREVPKAEALKTFTEKGDQYKVELITDLEDGTISFYTNGAFTDLCRGPHIPNTGYIKALKLTSVAGAYWRGNEKNKMLTRIYGISFPKKSMLDEYLAMMEEAKKRDHRKLGKDLELFTFSQRVGQGLPLWLPKGAALRDRLEQFLRGVQKEYGYQQVITPHIGNKELYVTSGHYAKYGKDSFQPIHTPIEGEEYLLKPMNCPHHCEIYRSKPRSYKELPVRLAEFGTVYRYEQSGELHGLTRVRGFTQDDAHLFVRPDQLLEEFERVIDIVLYIFKTLKFDNYTAQISLRDPNNKEKYIGSDENWEKAESAIMQAAKEKGLTTVVELGEAAFYGPKLDFMVKDAIGRKWQLGTIQVDYNLPERFDLTYKGADDRLHRPIMIHRAPFGSMERFVAVLLEHTGGKFPLWLSPQQVVVLPISEKFNDYAQKVSEFLNRSDVRTEVDDRNEKIGRKIRDNELKRIPYLLIVGEKEEAEGLVSVRAQGEGDKGQMSLEAFRDFIAGLVKEEIEANKLEKK from the coding sequence ATGATCAAAATCACTTTTCCCGACGGCTCCGTACGTGAATATGCCAAAGGGACTACTGCGTATCAGATCGCAGAGAGCATCAGCCCTCGTTTAGCTGCTGACTCGCTCGCGGCCGCGGTAAACGGCGCGACGGTGGACATGACGCGCCCGATCGAAGAGGACGCTTCGGTCAAATTCTACAAATGGGACGACGAAGAGGGCAAGCACGCCTTCTGGCACACCTCGTCGCACCTGCTGGCCGAGGCTCTCGAAGCGCTCTACCCGGGCATCAAGTTCGGCATCGGCCCGGCCATCGAAAACGGCTTCTACTACGACGTCGATTCCCCGACGCCCATCACCGAGGCCGACCTGCCGACGATCGAAAACAAGATGGTGGAGCTGTCCCGCAACAAGGAAGCGCTCCTCCGCCGCGAAGTCCCCAAGGCCGAAGCGCTGAAGACCTTCACCGAGAAGGGCGACCAGTACAAGGTCGAACTGATCACGGACCTCGAAGACGGCACCATCTCCTTCTATACCAACGGTGCGTTCACGGACCTCTGCCGCGGCCCGCACATTCCCAACACGGGATATATCAAGGCCCTGAAACTTACGTCCGTGGCCGGAGCCTACTGGCGCGGCAACGAGAAGAACAAGATGCTGACGCGTATCTACGGCATCTCGTTCCCCAAGAAATCAATGCTCGACGAGTACCTCGCGATGATGGAGGAGGCCAAGAAACGCGACCACCGCAAGTTGGGCAAGGACCTCGAACTGTTCACTTTTTCGCAGCGCGTGGGCCAGGGCCTGCCGCTGTGGCTGCCCAAGGGAGCTGCGCTGCGCGACCGGCTGGAGCAGTTCCTGCGGGGCGTGCAGAAGGAGTACGGCTACCAGCAGGTGATCACGCCGCACATCGGCAACAAGGAGCTTTATGTCACCTCGGGCCACTACGCCAAATACGGCAAGGACTCGTTCCAGCCGATCCACACCCCGATCGAGGGCGAGGAGTACCTGCTCAAACCGATGAACTGCCCGCACCACTGCGAGATCTACCGCTCGAAACCCCGTTCGTACAAGGAGCTGCCCGTGCGTCTGGCGGAGTTCGGAACGGTCTACCGCTACGAACAGTCGGGCGAGCTGCACGGACTGACGCGCGTGCGCGGATTCACGCAGGACGACGCCCACCTGTTCGTTCGTCCGGATCAGCTTCTGGAAGAGTTCGAACGCGTGATCGACATCGTGCTCTATATCTTCAAGACGCTGAAGTTCGACAACTACACCGCCCAGATTTCGCTGCGCGACCCGAACAACAAGGAGAAATACATCGGTTCGGACGAGAACTGGGAGAAGGCCGAGTCGGCCATCATGCAGGCCGCCAAGGAGAAAGGCCTTACGACGGTCGTGGAGCTGGGCGAAGCGGCCTTCTACGGCCCGAAGCTCGACTTCATGGTCAAGGACGCCATCGGCCGCAAGTGGCAGCTGGGAACGATCCAGGTGGACTACAACCTCCCGGAGCGTTTCGACCTCACGTACAAGGGCGCTGACGACCGTCTCCACCGCCCGATTATGATTCACCGCGCGCCGTTCGGCTCGATGGAGCGTTTCGTGGCAGTATTGTTGGAGCATACGGGCGGCAAGTTCCCGCTGTGGCTCTCGCCCCAGCAGGTCGTGGTGCTCCCCATTTCGGAGAAGTTCAACGACTATGCCCAGAAAGTGTCGGAGTTCCTCAACCGCAGCGACGTGCGCACCGAGGTCGACGACCGCAACGAGAAAATCGGCCGCAAGATCCGCGACAACGAACTTAAACGCATCCCTTATCTGCTGATCGTCGGCGAGAAGGAAGAGGCCGAAGGGCTGGTTTCCGTCCGTGCGCAGGGCGAAGGCGACAAGGGACAGATGTCCCTGGAGGCGTTCCGCGACTTCATCGCCGGACTGGTCAAAGAGGAGATCGAGGCCAACAAGCTCGAAAAGAAATAA
- the pdxA gene encoding 4-hydroxythreonine-4-phosphate dehydrogenase PdxA, with translation MPENKFKIGITQGDTNGIGWEIILKALADPRMTELFTPVVYGSPKAAAYYRNTVAEIEAFSFNPVASAAEARRGKANLVACGETADIAPGKPTPEAGRAAVEALCAAMRDLKAGHLDALVTAPFDKETVQADDFRYTGHTEYLAAELEGEAMMILCSDVLRVGLVTKHIPVSEIARNITKERIVRDLDTLRRALIEDFGIVEPRIAVMALNPHAGDGGLLGREEQEIIRPAIVEAFSKGVLAFGPFAADGLFAGGGYAKYDGILAMYHDQGLAPFKSLSPDGVNFTAGLSAVRTSPDHGTAFDIAGKDKADPQSMRNAIYAAIDIAEHRRAWAEWTRNPLQRAERDRGGRDVSVKDLPQTEKEV, from the coding sequence ATGCCGGAAAACAAATTCAAAATAGGCATCACGCAGGGCGACACGAACGGCATCGGCTGGGAAATCATCCTCAAGGCGCTCGCCGACCCGCGGATGACGGAGCTTTTCACACCCGTCGTCTACGGCTCGCCCAAAGCCGCGGCCTATTACCGAAATACCGTCGCGGAGATCGAAGCCTTCTCCTTCAACCCCGTGGCGTCGGCCGCCGAGGCGCGCCGCGGAAAGGCGAACCTCGTGGCATGCGGGGAGACGGCCGACATCGCGCCGGGCAAGCCGACCCCCGAAGCCGGACGCGCGGCCGTAGAGGCGCTGTGCGCGGCCATGCGCGACCTGAAGGCGGGACACCTCGACGCGCTCGTGACCGCACCCTTCGACAAGGAGACCGTGCAGGCGGACGACTTCCGCTACACGGGACACACCGAATACCTGGCCGCCGAACTCGAAGGCGAAGCCATGATGATCCTGTGCAGCGACGTGCTGCGCGTGGGGCTGGTCACCAAGCACATCCCCGTCTCGGAGATCGCCCGCAACATCACCAAAGAGCGGATCGTTCGCGACCTCGACACGCTGCGCCGTGCGCTCATCGAGGACTTCGGCATCGTCGAGCCGCGCATCGCCGTCATGGCGCTCAACCCCCACGCCGGCGACGGCGGACTGCTGGGACGCGAGGAGCAGGAGATCATCCGCCCGGCCATTGTCGAGGCGTTTTCGAAAGGCGTGCTGGCCTTCGGGCCTTTTGCCGCCGACGGGCTTTTCGCCGGGGGCGGATACGCCAAGTACGACGGCATCCTGGCCATGTACCACGACCAGGGGCTGGCGCCGTTCAAGAGCCTGTCGCCCGACGGGGTGAACTTCACGGCGGGGCTTTCGGCCGTGCGCACCTCGCCCGACCACGGCACGGCCTTCGACATCGCCGGGAAGGACAAGGCCGACCCGCAGTCGATGCGCAATGCGATCTATGCGGCCATCGACATCGCGGAGCACCGCCGCGCATGGGCCGAATGGACGCGCAATCCGCTGCAACGCGCCGAACGCGACCGCGGCGGCCGCGACGTCTCGGTCAAGGACCTGCCGCAGACCGAAAAGGAGGTTTGA
- a CDS encoding RNA methyltransferase, which produces MTKADIQLVRALADKRGRTEHGLFVAEGEKLIGELRASHLSVRRIFSLEGVFNGPEVETVAPRDMERLSQLKTPSNSLALVEIPRCDLKPERLRGRLTLALDDVQNPGNLGTIIRLADWFGITDIVCSEASADCFNPKVVQATMGAILRVRVHYTDLAALLSKAAALGLPVCGTFLEGANIYETELKPAGIVVMGNEGRGITDAVARTVTQKLFIPPWPADRRGSESLNVAMATGIVCGEFRRQASAKAGK; this is translated from the coding sequence ATGACAAAAGCCGACATACAACTCGTCCGCGCGCTGGCCGACAAACGCGGCCGCACGGAGCACGGACTTTTCGTCGCCGAGGGGGAGAAACTCATCGGCGAACTGCGCGCATCGCACCTCTCCGTACGCAGGATATTCTCGCTGGAAGGGGTTTTCAACGGGCCCGAGGTCGAGACCGTCGCCCCGCGCGACATGGAGCGGCTCTCGCAGCTCAAAACCCCGAGCAACTCGCTGGCGCTGGTCGAAATCCCCCGCTGCGACCTGAAGCCGGAGCGGCTGCGGGGACGGCTGACGCTGGCGCTCGACGACGTGCAGAACCCCGGAAACCTGGGCACGATCATCCGGCTGGCCGACTGGTTCGGCATCACGGACATCGTCTGCTCCGAAGCCTCGGCCGACTGTTTCAACCCCAAGGTCGTACAAGCCACGATGGGGGCGATCCTCCGCGTAAGGGTCCACTACACCGACCTCGCGGCGCTGCTTTCGAAGGCCGCCGCGCTGGGACTTCCGGTCTGCGGAACCTTTCTGGAAGGAGCGAACATCTACGAAACCGAACTGAAGCCGGCGGGCATCGTCGTGATGGGCAACGAAGGGCGCGGAATCACCGACGCCGTGGCCCGCACCGTCACGCAGAAACTCTTCATCCCGCCCTGGCCGGCCGACCGCCGGGGTTCGGAATCGCTCAACGTCGCCATGGCCACGGGCATCGTCTGTGGTGAATTTCGCCGCCAGGCGAGCGCAAAAGCCGGAAAATAA
- a CDS encoding ribonuclease Z, with amino-acid sequence MSFSVTILGSSSAKPTVARHPSAQAVNVHEQYYLVDAGEGVQQQLVRYGVNPLKIRAVFISHLHGDHVFGLFPLISTLALYGRKTPLRVFAPAPFGEILACHLRYFDTELPYTVAWTEVDTTKHALLLENRTLEVWSVPLRHRVPCAGFLFREKEPPLNVEKFKIAKYGLSIAQITAAKRGEEIRLATGEVIPNAELTYRPYAPRSYAYLSDTNYSAKAAGLCRGVDLMYHEATYAAAEQRSARDRGHSTTTDAAKAALKAGARRLVIGHYSSRYKDETPLVEEARTLFAESYPATEGTTYTIEKQR; translated from the coding sequence TTGAGTTTCTCGGTCACCATACTGGGCTCGTCCTCCGCGAAGCCGACCGTCGCCCGCCACCCTTCGGCGCAGGCGGTCAACGTCCACGAACAGTATTACCTCGTGGATGCGGGCGAAGGCGTGCAGCAACAGCTGGTCCGCTACGGCGTCAATCCGCTGAAAATCCGGGCCGTATTCATCTCGCACCTCCACGGAGACCATGTTTTCGGGCTGTTCCCGCTCATCTCGACGCTGGCGTTGTACGGACGCAAAACCCCGCTCCGGGTCTTCGCCCCGGCGCCCTTCGGCGAGATCCTGGCCTGCCACCTCCGGTACTTCGACACGGAGCTGCCCTACACCGTCGCGTGGACCGAGGTCGACACGACCAAGCACGCCCTGCTGCTGGAAAACCGTACCCTCGAGGTGTGGAGCGTCCCGCTGCGCCACCGCGTGCCGTGCGCCGGGTTTCTGTTCCGCGAGAAGGAGCCGCCGCTGAACGTCGAGAAATTCAAGATCGCCAAATACGGGCTTTCGATCGCGCAGATCACCGCCGCCAAGCGCGGCGAGGAGATACGGCTGGCCACGGGCGAGGTGATTCCCAATGCCGAGTTGACCTACCGCCCCTATGCGCCGCGCTCGTACGCCTACCTCTCGGACACGAACTACTCGGCCAAGGCCGCGGGACTGTGCCGGGGAGTCGATCTGATGTACCACGAAGCGACCTATGCCGCCGCCGAACAGCGGAGCGCCCGCGACCGCGGGCACTCGACCACGACGGACGCAGCGAAAGCCGCCCTGAAAGCGGGCGCCCGGCGGCTCGTGATCGGCCACTATTCGTCGCGCTACAAGGACGAAACGCCGCTGGTCGAGGAGGCGCGGACGCTCTTTGCCGAGAGTTACCCGGCGACCGAAGGAACCACCTACACCATCGAAAAACAACGATGA
- the trxB gene encoding thioredoxin-disulfide reductase, translating to MEEQVRVLIIGSGPAGYTAAIYASRANLKPVLYEGIEPGGQLTTTTDVENFPGHPDSVSGPDLMGLMRRQAERFGADIRTGNVTRADLSSRPFHVVIDGEKEIKAETLIIATGATAKYLGLPSETKFRGQGVSACATCDGFFYRKKDVAVVGGGDTACEEATYLASLCRKVYLIVRKPHLRASKAMQQRVFNTPNIEVLFEHNTAEVLGDDSGVTGALLRRNDGSERKIDIAGFFLAIGHHPNTELFAEQLALDAEGYIKVEPGTSKTSVEGVFAAGDVKDPHYRQAITAAASGCVAALDCERFLLQ from the coding sequence ATGGAAGAACAAGTAAGAGTCCTGATCATCGGCAGCGGCCCCGCAGGGTACACCGCCGCCATCTACGCCTCGCGCGCCAACCTCAAGCCGGTGCTTTACGAAGGCATCGAACCGGGCGGACAGCTGACGACGACCACCGACGTCGAGAATTTCCCGGGACATCCCGACAGCGTGAGCGGTCCCGACCTGATGGGGCTGATGCGCAGGCAGGCCGAGCGGTTCGGCGCCGACATCCGCACGGGCAACGTCACGCGCGCCGACCTCTCGTCGCGTCCGTTCCACGTCGTGATCGACGGCGAGAAGGAGATCAAGGCCGAAACGCTGATCATCGCCACGGGAGCCACGGCCAAATACCTCGGTCTCCCGTCCGAGACCAAATTCCGCGGGCAGGGCGTCAGCGCCTGCGCCACGTGCGACGGATTTTTCTACCGCAAAAAGGACGTGGCCGTGGTGGGCGGCGGCGACACGGCCTGCGAGGAGGCCACCTACCTCGCATCGCTCTGCCGCAAGGTCTACCTGATCGTGCGCAAGCCCCACCTGCGCGCCTCGAAGGCGATGCAGCAGCGGGTGTTCAACACGCCGAACATCGAAGTGCTGTTCGAGCACAACACCGCCGAGGTGCTGGGCGACGACTCGGGCGTAACGGGCGCGCTGCTGCGCAGGAACGACGGCTCGGAGCGGAAGATCGACATCGCGGGATTCTTCCTGGCGATCGGCCATCACCCCAACACGGAACTTTTCGCCGAACAGCTGGCGCTCGACGCCGAAGGCTACATCAAGGTCGAGCCGGGAACGTCGAAGACCTCGGTCGAAGGCGTCTTCGCCGCCGGCGACGTGAAGGACCCCCACTACCGCCAGGCCATCACGGCGGCTGCGTCGGGATGTGTCGCCGCCCTGGACTGCGAACGGTTTCTGCTGCAATAA